One segment of Macaca fascicularis isolate 582-1 chromosome 2, T2T-MFA8v1.1 DNA contains the following:
- the TRAIP gene encoding E3 ubiquitin-protein ligase TRAIP isoform X8, translating into MKYLEQQQDETKQAQEEARRLRSKMKTMEQIELLLQSQRPEVEEMIRDMGVGQSAVEQLAVYCVSLKKEYENLKEARKASGELAEKLRKDLFSSRSKLQTVYSELDQAKLELKSAQKDLQSADKEIMSLKKKLMMLQETLNLPPVANETVDRLVLESPAPVEVNLKLRRPSFSEDIDLNATFDVDTPPARPSSSQHGYSKKLCLEKSHSPIQDVPKKICKGPKKESQLSLGDQSCAGQPDEELVGAFPIFVRNAILGQKQPKRPRSESCRSKDVVRTGFDGLGGRTKFIQPTDTAMIRPLPVKPKTKAKQRVRVKTVPSLSQAKLDTFLWS; encoded by the exons ATGAAGTACTTGGAGCAGCAGCAGGATGAGACCAAACAAGCGCAAGAGGAGGCCCGCCGACTCAGGAGCAAGATGAAGACCATGGAGCA GATTGAGCTTCTACTCCAGAGCCAGCGCCCAGAGGTGGAGGAGATGATCCGAGACATGGGTGTGGGACAGTCAGCGGTGGAACAGCTGGCTGTGTACTGTGTGTCTCTCAAGAA AGAGTACGAGAATCTAAAAGAGGCACGGAAGGCCTCAGGGGAGCTGGCTGAGAAGCTGAGGAAGGATTTGTTTTCCTCCAGAAGCAAG TTGCAGACAGTCTACTCTGAATTGGATCAGGCCAAGTTAGAACTGAAGTCAGCCCAGAAGGACTTACAGAGTGCTGACAAGGAAATCATG AGCCTGAAAAAGAAGCTAATGATGCTGCAGGAAACTTTGAACCTGCCACCAGTGGCCAATGAGACTGTCGACCGCCTGGTTTTAGAGAG CCCAGCCCCTGTGGAGGTGAACCTGAAGCTCCGCCGGCCATCCTTCAGTGAGGATATTGATCTCAATGCTACCTTTGATGTGGATACTCCCCCAGCCCggccctccagctcccagcatggtTACTCCAAAAAACTTTGCCTAGAGAAGTCACA CTCCCCAATTCAGGATGTCCCCAAGAAGATATGCAAAGGCCCCAAGAAG GAGTCCCAGCTTTCACTGGGTGACCAGAGCTGTGCAGGACAGCCAGATGAGGAACTGGTTGGTGCCTTCCCTATTTTTGTCCGGAATGCCATCCTGGGCCAGAAACAGCCCAAGAGGCCCAGGTCAGAGTCCTGTCGCAGCAAAGATGTG GTAAGGACAGGCTTCGATGGGCTCGGTGGCCGGACAAAATTCATCCAGCCT ACTGACACAGCCATGATCCGCCCATTGCCTGTTAAGCCCAAGACCAAGGCTAAGCAGAGAGTGAGGGTGAAGACAGTGCCTTCTCTCTCCCAGGCCAAGCTGGACACCTTCCTGTGGTCGTGA
- the TRAIP gene encoding E3 ubiquitin-protein ligase TRAIP isoform X5 — MLMDGQAFPFPPPTIPAPEKEKRDSQVIIDNLRDTLEERNATVVSLQQALGKAEMLCSTLKKQMKYLEQQQDETKQAQEEARRLRSKMKTMEQIELLLQSQRPEVEEMIRDMGVGQSAVEQLAVYCVSLKKEYENLKEARKASGELAEKLRKDLFSSRSKLQTVYSELDQAKLELKSAQKDLQSADKEIMSLKKKLMMLQETLNLPPVANETVDRLVLESPAPVEVNLKLRRPSFSEDIDLNATFDVDTPPARPSSSQHGYSKKLCLEKSHSPIQDVPKKICKGPKKESQLSLGDQSCAGQPDEELVGAFPIFVRNAILGQKQPKRPRSESCRSKDVVRTGFDGLGGRTKFIQPTDTAMIRPLPVKPKTKAKQRVRVKTVPSLSQAKLDTFLWS, encoded by the exons ATGCTGATGGATGGACAGGCCTTTCCCTTTCCCCCACCCACTATCCCTGCTCCAGAGAAGGAGAAACGAGACAGCCAGGTCATCATCGACAATCTGCGGGACACGCTGGAAGAACGCAATGCTACTGTGGTATCTCTGCAGCAGGCCTTGGGCAAGGCCGAGATGCTGTGCTCTACACTGAAA AAGCAGATGAAGTACTTGGAGCAGCAGCAGGATGAGACCAAACAAGCGCAAGAGGAGGCCCGCCGACTCAGGAGCAAGATGAAGACCATGGAGCA GATTGAGCTTCTACTCCAGAGCCAGCGCCCAGAGGTGGAGGAGATGATCCGAGACATGGGTGTGGGACAGTCAGCGGTGGAACAGCTGGCTGTGTACTGTGTGTCTCTCAAGAA AGAGTACGAGAATCTAAAAGAGGCACGGAAGGCCTCAGGGGAGCTGGCTGAGAAGCTGAGGAAGGATTTGTTTTCCTCCAGAAGCAAG TTGCAGACAGTCTACTCTGAATTGGATCAGGCCAAGTTAGAACTGAAGTCAGCCCAGAAGGACTTACAGAGTGCTGACAAGGAAATCATG AGCCTGAAAAAGAAGCTAATGATGCTGCAGGAAACTTTGAACCTGCCACCAGTGGCCAATGAGACTGTCGACCGCCTGGTTTTAGAGAG CCCAGCCCCTGTGGAGGTGAACCTGAAGCTCCGCCGGCCATCCTTCAGTGAGGATATTGATCTCAATGCTACCTTTGATGTGGATACTCCCCCAGCCCggccctccagctcccagcatggtTACTCCAAAAAACTTTGCCTAGAGAAGTCACA CTCCCCAATTCAGGATGTCCCCAAGAAGATATGCAAAGGCCCCAAGAAG GAGTCCCAGCTTTCACTGGGTGACCAGAGCTGTGCAGGACAGCCAGATGAGGAACTGGTTGGTGCCTTCCCTATTTTTGTCCGGAATGCCATCCTGGGCCAGAAACAGCCCAAGAGGCCCAGGTCAGAGTCCTGTCGCAGCAAAGATGTG GTAAGGACAGGCTTCGATGGGCTCGGTGGCCGGACAAAATTCATCCAGCCT ACTGACACAGCCATGATCCGCCCATTGCCTGTTAAGCCCAAGACCAAGGCTAAGCAGAGAGTGAGGGTGAAGACAGTGCCTTCTCTCTCCCAGGCCAAGCTGGACACCTTCCTGTGGTCGTGA
- the TRAIP gene encoding E3 ubiquitin-protein ligase TRAIP isoform X4: MNWTISEPNFPRKAFPFPPPTIPAPEKEKRDSQVIIDNLRDTLEERNATVVSLQQALGKAEMLCSTLKKQMKYLEQQQDETKQAQEEARRLRSKMKTMEQIELLLQSQRPEVEEMIRDMGVGQSAVEQLAVYCVSLKKEYENLKEARKASGELAEKLRKDLFSSRSKLQTVYSELDQAKLELKSAQKDLQSADKEIMSLKKKLMMLQETLNLPPVANETVDRLVLESPAPVEVNLKLRRPSFSEDIDLNATFDVDTPPARPSSSQHGYSKKLCLEKSHSPIQDVPKKICKGPKKESQLSLGDQSCAGQPDEELVGAFPIFVRNAILGQKQPKRPRSESCRSKDVVRTGFDGLGGRTKFIQPTDTAMIRPLPVKPKTKAKQRVRVKTVPSLSQAKLDTFLWS; this comes from the exons GCCTTTCCCTTTCCCCCACCCACTATCCCTGCTCCAGAGAAGGAGAAACGAGACAGCCAGGTCATCATCGACAATCTGCGGGACACGCTGGAAGAACGCAATGCTACTGTGGTATCTCTGCAGCAGGCCTTGGGCAAGGCCGAGATGCTGTGCTCTACACTGAAA AAGCAGATGAAGTACTTGGAGCAGCAGCAGGATGAGACCAAACAAGCGCAAGAGGAGGCCCGCCGACTCAGGAGCAAGATGAAGACCATGGAGCA GATTGAGCTTCTACTCCAGAGCCAGCGCCCAGAGGTGGAGGAGATGATCCGAGACATGGGTGTGGGACAGTCAGCGGTGGAACAGCTGGCTGTGTACTGTGTGTCTCTCAAGAA AGAGTACGAGAATCTAAAAGAGGCACGGAAGGCCTCAGGGGAGCTGGCTGAGAAGCTGAGGAAGGATTTGTTTTCCTCCAGAAGCAAG TTGCAGACAGTCTACTCTGAATTGGATCAGGCCAAGTTAGAACTGAAGTCAGCCCAGAAGGACTTACAGAGTGCTGACAAGGAAATCATG AGCCTGAAAAAGAAGCTAATGATGCTGCAGGAAACTTTGAACCTGCCACCAGTGGCCAATGAGACTGTCGACCGCCTGGTTTTAGAGAG CCCAGCCCCTGTGGAGGTGAACCTGAAGCTCCGCCGGCCATCCTTCAGTGAGGATATTGATCTCAATGCTACCTTTGATGTGGATACTCCCCCAGCCCggccctccagctcccagcatggtTACTCCAAAAAACTTTGCCTAGAGAAGTCACA CTCCCCAATTCAGGATGTCCCCAAGAAGATATGCAAAGGCCCCAAGAAG GAGTCCCAGCTTTCACTGGGTGACCAGAGCTGTGCAGGACAGCCAGATGAGGAACTGGTTGGTGCCTTCCCTATTTTTGTCCGGAATGCCATCCTGGGCCAGAAACAGCCCAAGAGGCCCAGGTCAGAGTCCTGTCGCAGCAAAGATGTG GTAAGGACAGGCTTCGATGGGCTCGGTGGCCGGACAAAATTCATCCAGCCT ACTGACACAGCCATGATCCGCCCATTGCCTGTTAAGCCCAAGACCAAGGCTAAGCAGAGAGTGAGGGTGAAGACAGTGCCTTCTCTCTCCCAGGCCAAGCTGGACACCTTCCTGTGGTCGTGA
- the TRAIP gene encoding E3 ubiquitin-protein ligase TRAIP isoform X9 yields the protein MLCSTLKKQMKYLEQQQDETKQAQEEARRLRSKMKTMEQIELLLQSQRPEVEEMIRDMGVGQSAVEQLAVYCVSLKKEYENLKEARKASGELAEKLRKDLFSSRSKLQTVYSELDQAKLELKSAQKDLQSADKEIMSLKKKLMMLQETLNLPPVANETVDRLVLESSPIQDVPKKICKGPKKESQLSLGDQSCAGQPDEELVGAFPIFVRNAILGQKQPKRPRSESCRSKDVVRTGFDGLGGRTKFIQPTDTAMIRPLPVKPKTKAKQRVRVKTVPSLSQAKLDTFLWS from the exons ATGCTGTGCTCTACACTGAAA AAGCAGATGAAGTACTTGGAGCAGCAGCAGGATGAGACCAAACAAGCGCAAGAGGAGGCCCGCCGACTCAGGAGCAAGATGAAGACCATGGAGCA GATTGAGCTTCTACTCCAGAGCCAGCGCCCAGAGGTGGAGGAGATGATCCGAGACATGGGTGTGGGACAGTCAGCGGTGGAACAGCTGGCTGTGTACTGTGTGTCTCTCAAGAA AGAGTACGAGAATCTAAAAGAGGCACGGAAGGCCTCAGGGGAGCTGGCTGAGAAGCTGAGGAAGGATTTGTTTTCCTCCAGAAGCAAG TTGCAGACAGTCTACTCTGAATTGGATCAGGCCAAGTTAGAACTGAAGTCAGCCCAGAAGGACTTACAGAGTGCTGACAAGGAAATCATG AGCCTGAAAAAGAAGCTAATGATGCTGCAGGAAACTTTGAACCTGCCACCAGTGGCCAATGAGACTGTCGACCGCCTGGTTTTAGAGAG CTCCCCAATTCAGGATGTCCCCAAGAAGATATGCAAAGGCCCCAAGAAG GAGTCCCAGCTTTCACTGGGTGACCAGAGCTGTGCAGGACAGCCAGATGAGGAACTGGTTGGTGCCTTCCCTATTTTTGTCCGGAATGCCATCCTGGGCCAGAAACAGCCCAAGAGGCCCAGGTCAGAGTCCTGTCGCAGCAAAGATGTG GTAAGGACAGGCTTCGATGGGCTCGGTGGCCGGACAAAATTCATCCAGCCT ACTGACACAGCCATGATCCGCCCATTGCCTGTTAAGCCCAAGACCAAGGCTAAGCAGAGAGTGAGGGTGAAGACAGTGCCTTCTCTCTCCCAGGCCAAGCTGGACACCTTCCTGTGGTCGTGA
- the TRAIP gene encoding E3 ubiquitin-protein ligase TRAIP isoform X7: MLCSTLKKQMKYLEQQQDETKQAQEEARRLRSKMKTMEQIELLLQSQRPEVEEMIRDMGVGQSAVEQLAVYCVSLKKEYENLKEARKASGELAEKLRKDLFSSRSKLQTVYSELDQAKLELKSAQKDLQSADKEIMSLKKKLMMLQETLNLPPVANETVDRLVLESPAPVEVNLKLRRPSFSEDIDLNATFDVDTPPARPSSSQHGYSKKLCLEKSHSPIQDVPKKICKGPKKESQLSLGDQSCAGQPDEELVGAFPIFVRNAILGQKQPKRPRSESCRSKDVVRTGFDGLGGRTKFIQPTDTAMIRPLPVKPKTKAKQRVRVKTVPSLSQAKLDTFLWS, encoded by the exons ATGCTGTGCTCTACACTGAAA AAGCAGATGAAGTACTTGGAGCAGCAGCAGGATGAGACCAAACAAGCGCAAGAGGAGGCCCGCCGACTCAGGAGCAAGATGAAGACCATGGAGCA GATTGAGCTTCTACTCCAGAGCCAGCGCCCAGAGGTGGAGGAGATGATCCGAGACATGGGTGTGGGACAGTCAGCGGTGGAACAGCTGGCTGTGTACTGTGTGTCTCTCAAGAA AGAGTACGAGAATCTAAAAGAGGCACGGAAGGCCTCAGGGGAGCTGGCTGAGAAGCTGAGGAAGGATTTGTTTTCCTCCAGAAGCAAG TTGCAGACAGTCTACTCTGAATTGGATCAGGCCAAGTTAGAACTGAAGTCAGCCCAGAAGGACTTACAGAGTGCTGACAAGGAAATCATG AGCCTGAAAAAGAAGCTAATGATGCTGCAGGAAACTTTGAACCTGCCACCAGTGGCCAATGAGACTGTCGACCGCCTGGTTTTAGAGAG CCCAGCCCCTGTGGAGGTGAACCTGAAGCTCCGCCGGCCATCCTTCAGTGAGGATATTGATCTCAATGCTACCTTTGATGTGGATACTCCCCCAGCCCggccctccagctcccagcatggtTACTCCAAAAAACTTTGCCTAGAGAAGTCACA CTCCCCAATTCAGGATGTCCCCAAGAAGATATGCAAAGGCCCCAAGAAG GAGTCCCAGCTTTCACTGGGTGACCAGAGCTGTGCAGGACAGCCAGATGAGGAACTGGTTGGTGCCTTCCCTATTTTTGTCCGGAATGCCATCCTGGGCCAGAAACAGCCCAAGAGGCCCAGGTCAGAGTCCTGTCGCAGCAAAGATGTG GTAAGGACAGGCTTCGATGGGCTCGGTGGCCGGACAAAATTCATCCAGCCT ACTGACACAGCCATGATCCGCCCATTGCCTGTTAAGCCCAAGACCAAGGCTAAGCAGAGAGTGAGGGTGAAGACAGTGCCTTCTCTCTCCCAGGCCAAGCTGGACACCTTCCTGTGGTCGTGA